The nucleotide window CCGTGGTGTGGTGGCAGACGGAACAGCCCCTCGGTCTGGTCGTGGCCGGCGGCGCCCTCACCTACCTGCTGGCACTCACGGCGGCGGGTGGTATCACGCTCAGAAAGGGCGCGCTGCCGGAGCTCACCCCATGAACCAGATGGCAGCGTGGCAATCGCCGATCGGCACCATCATGCAGGTGTTGCCGAAGATCGGGTCGGTGCTCCGAAACCTCCGGCCGACCTGGCACCTGCGCTCCCTCGACCTGCTCGACGCCGACTTCGTGGCGAACCACCGGATCAAGGCGCTCATCTGGGATGTCGATGGCACCATCACCAAGTTCCATGACACGACGGTGGCCGACGACGCCCGCGCCTTTCGCACGCTGACAACGATCCCCGGACTGCAGCATGCCATCCTCTCCAATGCCGGCGAGGATCGCTTTCGCGAACTGGGGACGATCTTCCCGGAGATCCCCGTCATGAAGGGATACTGGTGGAAGGATGCGGTGGCGCTGCGGGAGATCCTGCACGGCGAGGACTCCTGGTCGGCCGAGCAGGTGGTCGAGCGCACCGCGGCGGGTGCGATGCCGCTACGGAAGCCCCACGGGGGTCTGGTGCGTGCCGTGACACACCACCTTGGTCTCGCACTACCGGACGTGGTGATGATCGGCGACCAATACTTCACCGACATTGCCGGCGCCAATCTCGCGGGCGTCCGCAGCCTCAAGCTCCCGGCGATCGGCCCGGAGACGTTGCCGCAGAGCATCCGGATGGGCCAGGTGGTGGAACGGCTGGTCTACCGGCTGCTGCATGGTGCCCCGGTGTGGGATCGCCCACGGGCCGGACCCACCGCTCGGTAGGGGTGGTTCATTCGCCTCGGTCCGGCAGCGGACCCGTGGCACGGAACTGGCGCACGAGGGACCCCATGGCGATTGCCGACCGGTCAGACTTCTCCACCCCGCAGGGCGGCATGGCGCCGTGGTACCGGCTCCTGCGGCCGAGCCACTGGACCAAGAACCTCTTCGTCCTCGCCCCGCTCCTCTTCTCGGGGCGCGCGCGCGAGGTGGACGTGGCGATCTCGGCGGGGTTGGCGTTCGTCGCCTTCTGCCTCGCGGCGAGTTCGGTCTATGCGTTCAACGACGTGCTCGATCGTGACGCCGATCGCCGCCACCCGACCAAGCGGCTGCGGCCAGTCGCCGCCGGCCAGATCACCACCCGGCAGGCGATGGGGGTGTCGGGGCTGCTTGCGGTCCTCGCGCTGT belongs to Gemmatimonadota bacterium and includes:
- a CDS encoding HAD hydrolase-like protein, giving the protein MNQMAAWQSPIGTIMQVLPKIGSVLRNLRPTWHLRSLDLLDADFVANHRIKALIWDVDGTITKFHDTTVADDARAFRTLTTIPGLQHAILSNAGEDRFRELGTIFPEIPVMKGYWWKDAVALREILHGEDSWSAEQVVERTAAGAMPLRKPHGGLVRAVTHHLGLALPDVVMIGDQYFTDIAGANLAGVRSLKLPAIGPETLPQSIRMGQVVERLVYRLLHGAPVWDRPRAGPTAR